The following coding sequences are from one Rubinisphaera margarita window:
- a CDS encoding sigma-70 family RNA polymerase sigma factor — translation MTEDQEPHWLPDLRNGSEAALSQCFAEYRPRLERIVSFRLSPQLSTRLDIDDVLQDAYLAAAQRIEHCDTTSAQSVFVWLRLVVQQTLIDLHRKHVQAAGRDIQREVRADRTDPGTSGCIAGHLISQVSSPSMSLKRDEMNARLMQALEQMEATDREVLALRHFEDLSNNEVAQTLDISVKAASIRYIRALKKLKGIMDSLTDLGLQP, via the coding sequence ATGACCGAAGACCAGGAACCCCATTGGCTGCCCGACCTTCGGAATGGGAGTGAAGCGGCGCTGTCTCAGTGCTTCGCGGAGTACCGTCCGCGACTGGAACGGATCGTTTCGTTCCGCCTTTCGCCGCAACTGTCGACGCGGCTCGATATCGACGATGTGCTGCAGGACGCCTATCTCGCCGCGGCTCAGCGGATCGAACACTGCGATACGACCTCGGCTCAGTCCGTCTTCGTCTGGCTGCGCCTCGTGGTGCAGCAGACCCTGATTGATTTGCATCGCAAGCACGTTCAGGCCGCGGGCCGCGATATTCAACGCGAGGTGCGCGCTGACCGGACCGATCCCGGAACTTCCGGATGTATCGCCGGGCATCTGATCTCGCAGGTCAGTTCGCCGAGCATGTCTCTGAAGCGGGACGAGATGAACGCCCGGCTGATGCAGGCCCTCGAGCAGATGGAAGCGACCGATCGCGAAGTGCTTGCGTTGCGACACTTCGAGGATCTTTCGAACAACGAAGTGGCCCAGACCCTCGACATCTCCGTCAAAGCAGCCAGCATCCGCTATATCCGCGCCCTGAAGAAACTCAAGGGCATTATGGATTCCCTCACCGACCTCGGCCTCCAGCCGTAA
- the trxA gene encoding thioredoxin translates to MAGNVIEFTDDNFQTEVLQGDQTVLVDFWAPWCGPCKMLTPTIEELADQYKGKARIGKLNTDDNPNIASEHGISAIPTLMIFKEGELVERLTGVVPKEQLAATLEKHL, encoded by the coding sequence ATGGCCGGCAATGTGATCGAGTTTACCGACGACAATTTCCAAACGGAAGTATTGCAGGGCGATCAGACCGTTCTCGTCGATTTCTGGGCCCCGTGGTGCGGCCCCTGCAAAATGCTGACCCCGACCATCGAAGAGCTGGCCGATCAGTACAAGGGCAAGGCCCGGATCGGCAAGTTGAACACGGATGACAACCCGAACATCGCTTCCGAGCACGGCATCAGCGCCATCCCGACCCTGATGATCTTCAAGGAAGGCGAACTGGTCGAACGACTGACCGGCGTGGTGCCCAAAGAGCAACTTGCAGCAACTCTGGAAAAGCATCTATAA
- the purN gene encoding phosphoribosylglycinamide formyltransferase, producing MTETYPPSQPLGRPVRLAVLISGGGTTLDNFMTRIGNGSLAADVSLVIASRPDCGGVGKAEKHGLPLEVCARKEFPDTASFSERIFGLCREHQVDLVILGGFLSLLRIPDDYLNRVMNIHPSLIPAFCGKGFHGSHVHEAAWQRGVKIAGCTVHFADNEYDHGPIIVQRVTSIAYNDTPTEIAAKVFREECEAYPEAIELFAQGRLRVENHRVEIVEPL from the coding sequence ATGACCGAGACTTACCCCCCTTCGCAGCCGCTCGGACGGCCGGTTCGACTGGCCGTCCTCATCTCCGGCGGCGGCACCACGCTCGACAACTTCATGACGCGGATCGGAAACGGTTCCCTCGCCGCAGATGTCTCACTGGTGATCGCCTCGCGTCCCGACTGTGGCGGCGTCGGCAAAGCCGAGAAGCACGGCCTGCCGCTCGAAGTCTGCGCCCGGAAAGAGTTTCCCGATACCGCCAGCTTCAGCGAACGGATCTTCGGCCTGTGCCGCGAGCATCAGGTCGATCTCGTCATCCTCGGCGGCTTCCTCAGCCTGCTCCGCATTCCGGACGACTATCTCAATCGTGTGATGAATATTCATCCCTCGTTGATTCCCGCCTTCTGCGGCAAGGGCTTCCACGGCTCGCACGTGCACGAAGCGGCCTGGCAGCGGGGCGTGAAAATCGCCGGCTGCACGGTCCACTTCGCCGACAACGAATACGACCACGGCCCAATCATCGTTCAACGAGTGACATCGATCGCCTACAACGACACACCGACCGAGATCGCCGCCAAGGTCTTCCGAGAAGAATGCGAAGCCTACCCGGAAGCGATCGAACTGTTCGCCCAGGGCCGCCTCCGCGTCGAAAACCACCGCGTCGAGATCGTGGAACCGCTGTAG
- a CDS encoding tetratricopeptide repeat protein codes for MNRLRIPCDICCLTAILPLFIVIAIAPSAHACLWDNDTLAQERARMPGVHEAVIGFFPVHSPAYDEWRIGDRLRRLDELSDDDPARLPLYDDLAVSYDRLERSREAIEIMERALAMDPDRYETLANLGTVLVHAGRLDEGLVPLRRALEINPDAHFGRERYQILVIDWARHSMTEDGWMPPEESFELYLSSVKNGQTVVEGADAESISYDDAREAIVGMLRFGRADSPILLAALGSLLERAVDGKPTQQRLAAYAYLTAAEGARETGWTYAAKYYTEQARDAIRMQENVPWEKLEENYRTERPQALELRALVAADEAQWIAAGEPVDERFQEKWLVDDLPVALQTVDHRAFTWAELGQLLFRIVTGIALLILVLYLLLHYSQRNLDNEKVKGEWKQAMDEQTTDRHP; via the coding sequence ATGAACCGGCTCAGAATTCCTTGTGACATCTGCTGTCTGACCGCGATCCTGCCGCTATTCATCGTTATTGCGATCGCGCCATCAGCTCACGCGTGTTTGTGGGATAACGACACGCTAGCTCAGGAGCGGGCGCGGATGCCGGGGGTGCATGAGGCGGTGATTGGTTTCTTTCCGGTGCATTCGCCCGCTTACGACGAGTGGCGGATCGGCGATCGCCTGCGGCGGCTGGACGAGTTGTCGGACGATGATCCCGCCCGATTGCCGCTTTACGATGACCTCGCCGTCAGTTACGACCGCCTGGAGCGTTCGCGCGAAGCGATCGAGATTATGGAACGGGCCCTCGCCATGGATCCCGATCGCTATGAAACGCTCGCCAACCTCGGCACGGTCCTTGTCCACGCCGGTCGCCTCGATGAAGGTCTCGTTCCTCTTCGACGAGCCCTGGAGATCAATCCTGACGCTCACTTCGGCCGCGAGCGGTATCAGATCCTCGTGATTGACTGGGCTCGACATTCGATGACGGAAGACGGCTGGATGCCGCCCGAGGAGTCGTTTGAGCTTTATCTCTCGTCGGTTAAGAACGGACAGACTGTCGTTGAGGGGGCCGATGCCGAATCGATTTCGTATGACGACGCTCGCGAAGCGATTGTCGGAATGCTCCGGTTCGGACGAGCCGACTCGCCAATTCTCCTTGCCGCACTGGGCTCGCTTCTGGAACGTGCCGTTGATGGGAAACCGACTCAGCAGCGACTGGCCGCTTACGCTTATCTCACGGCTGCCGAGGGGGCACGCGAAACCGGCTGGACCTACGCGGCCAAATACTACACGGAGCAGGCCAGGGACGCGATCCGCATGCAGGAGAACGTGCCGTGGGAGAAGCTCGAGGAAAACTATCGAACGGAACGCCCGCAGGCGCTGGAGTTGAGAGCGCTCGTCGCAGCCGACGAAGCCCAATGGATCGCTGCCGGGGAACCGGTCGACGAACGGTTCCAGGAAAAATGGCTGGTGGACGATCTCCCGGTTGCGCTGCAAACGGTTGACCACCGGGCATTCACCTGGGCTGAACTTGGACAGCTGCTTTTTCGGATCGTGACTGGGATCGCACTGCTTATCCTCGTGCTGTATCTGTTGTTGCACTATTCGCAGCGGAACCTGGACAACGAGAAGGTGAAGGGCGAATGGAAGCAGGCGATGGACGAACAAACGACCGATCGGCACCCGTAA
- a CDS encoding NAD+ synthase, which yields MRIAIAQLNPTVGDLQGNCAKILEAARQAAEQQAELMVCAELVVCGYPPKDLLLRSGFVAACDEAVEYLAKQLPRDLAVLVGHPTHRDQPGGRCANAASLLHECEIQKTIAKTLLPNYDVFDERRYFRPAEDVEHVEFKGRKLGVHICEDAWYGQPETFYHERQLCEFDPVQRLMDRGAELLINLSASPFEVGKQGRRHQLMQDHCRRGGVPAVFVNQIGGNDDLVFDGGSFVLNASAEVVHQSKSFVELVETVDLESLTESLGDTTLPRTEQLFHALVLGLQDYARKSGFKECVLGLSGGIDSAVASLLAAEAFGPQHVHTLMMPSRYSSGHSVDDSEALARNLGIEAIKVPIDEVHKAYERTVCVQDDLAKDPGGLPDQNLQARIRGAMVMIRSNARGWLPLATGNKSELAVGYCTLYGDMAGGFAVLSDVLKRDVYALARFANERAGRELIPDHIITKAPSAELAPNQFDQDSLPPYDILDGILELLVEKELSLHDVSRHYPEDVVKWVLRKLDQNEFKRRQMPPGIKLTRRAFGSGRRMPMAARYTSPPGADSGDAR from the coding sequence ATGCGAATTGCCATCGCCCAGCTGAATCCAACCGTCGGCGATCTTCAGGGAAACTGCGCCAAAATCCTTGAGGCTGCCCGCCAGGCCGCCGAACAGCAGGCCGAACTGATGGTCTGTGCCGAACTCGTGGTCTGTGGTTATCCCCCGAAGGATCTGCTGCTGCGATCCGGTTTCGTGGCCGCCTGCGATGAAGCGGTTGAATATCTGGCGAAGCAGTTGCCCCGCGATCTCGCCGTGCTTGTCGGGCACCCGACACACCGCGACCAGCCGGGTGGCCGTTGTGCCAATGCCGCCAGTCTGCTCCATGAGTGTGAGATCCAGAAAACGATCGCCAAGACGCTGCTGCCAAATTACGACGTCTTCGACGAGCGCCGCTACTTCCGGCCAGCCGAAGATGTCGAGCATGTGGAGTTCAAGGGGCGCAAGCTGGGCGTTCATATTTGTGAGGACGCCTGGTACGGCCAGCCGGAAACGTTCTATCACGAGCGGCAACTGTGCGAGTTCGATCCGGTCCAGCGGCTGATGGACCGGGGCGCGGAACTGCTGATCAACCTTTCGGCCAGTCCGTTCGAAGTCGGAAAGCAGGGGCGGCGACATCAGCTGATGCAGGATCACTGCCGGCGTGGTGGCGTCCCGGCTGTTTTCGTGAATCAGATCGGCGGCAACGATGATCTGGTCTTCGACGGCGGCAGCTTTGTGCTCAACGCGAGTGCAGAGGTCGTTCATCAGTCAAAATCGTTCGTGGAGCTTGTCGAGACCGTCGACCTCGAATCGCTGACGGAGTCGCTCGGCGATACGACTCTTCCTCGAACCGAGCAGTTGTTTCATGCTCTGGTCCTCGGGCTGCAGGACTACGCTCGGAAGTCCGGGTTCAAGGAATGTGTGCTCGGGCTGTCCGGCGGAATTGATTCCGCTGTTGCCAGTTTGCTGGCCGCCGAAGCGTTCGGACCGCAGCACGTGCATACGCTGATGATGCCGTCTCGCTACAGCAGCGGACACAGCGTCGATGACTCGGAAGCACTGGCTCGCAACCTTGGAATCGAAGCGATCAAGGTGCCGATCGATGAGGTTCACAAAGCCTACGAAAGAACGGTCTGCGTGCAGGACGATCTGGCGAAAGACCCGGGCGGACTGCCCGATCAAAACCTTCAGGCCCGTATCCGCGGCGCCATGGTCATGATCCGCAGCAATGCTCGTGGCTGGCTGCCGCTGGCGACTGGAAACAAGAGCGAACTCGCGGTCGGCTACTGCACCCTGTATGGAGACATGGCGGGCGGGTTCGCTGTGTTGAGCGATGTGCTCAAACGCGATGTCTATGCACTGGCCCGATTCGCCAACGAACGAGCCGGTCGGGAATTGATTCCCGATCACATCATCACCAAGGCCCCGAGTGCGGAACTCGCACCCAATCAGTTCGATCAGGACTCTTTGCCTCCCTACGACATTCTCGATGGCATTCTTGAACTGCTTGTCGAGAAGGAATTGTCGCTGCACGATGTGTCTCGGCATTACCCCGAAGACGTGGTGAAATGGGTGCTCCGCAAGCTCGATCAGAATGAGTTCAAGCGTCGCCAGATGCCCCCGGGAATCAAGCTGACTCGCCGCGCCTTTGGCAGCGGGCGTCGCATGCCGATGGCCGCGCGGTACACATCTCCTCCCGGAGCAGACTCCGGAGACGCTCGATGA
- a CDS encoding tetratricopeptide repeat protein codes for MSHRVSDRFGLSFLLFSCGVFCLSLTASTAHACRWDHDTLAEERARMPGVHEAVIGFMPVHSRAYDEWRIADRLQRLEKLPPETELRLPLYDDLSVSYDRLGQQTEAIAVLEDSLNIDSDRYETLSNMGTVLVHAGRLDEGLDYLRRAITINPDAHFGRERYQILIIEWARPTMTEDGWMPPEQEFNDYLSDIEDGKVEVKSVDADCVSDEEAIKAILGMLRFGQSDSPILLTAFGSILHATMCENLLEYGQQRLAARAYLRAAEHAESLNWTDLATHDRNRAEGALAWQEKITWEQLQINYAAEREQAVALQKAVEADELAWIEAGKPVDDLYHKKWLTDSLPIAFVPHAVETSAKMPSPEGMQRLAFIINSLLIGIPVLFVALIVWLIIRGQRETKRRKNRKQSAAPLPAD; via the coding sequence ATGTCCCATCGCGTTTCGGACCGTTTTGGTCTCTCGTTTCTGCTTTTCAGTTGCGGCGTATTTTGCCTGTCGCTGACAGCATCAACCGCCCACGCCTGTCGCTGGGATCACGATACACTGGCCGAAGAGCGGGCCCGCATGCCGGGCGTGCATGAAGCGGTGATCGGGTTCATGCCGGTTCACTCCCGGGCTTATGACGAATGGCGAATCGCCGATCGCCTGCAACGACTCGAAAAGCTCCCGCCCGAAACGGAACTGCGTCTTCCGCTCTACGACGATCTCTCCGTGAGTTACGACAGACTCGGGCAGCAGACGGAAGCAATCGCAGTTCTCGAAGACTCGTTGAACATCGACTCGGACCGCTACGAGACGTTGTCGAACATGGGCACCGTTCTCGTCCACGCCGGTCGACTCGACGAGGGTCTCGACTATCTGCGAAGAGCGATCACCATCAATCCCGATGCCCATTTCGGCCGAGAGCGGTATCAGATTCTCATCATCGAATGGGCACGCCCGACGATGACAGAAGACGGGTGGATGCCGCCGGAGCAGGAATTCAATGACTACCTTTCCGACATCGAAGACGGAAAGGTTGAAGTGAAAAGCGTTGATGCGGATTGCGTCTCAGATGAGGAGGCCATCAAAGCAATTCTGGGAATGCTTCGCTTCGGTCAGTCCGACTCTCCCATCCTATTGACGGCATTCGGTTCAATACTCCATGCCACGATGTGCGAGAATCTTCTTGAATATGGACAACAGCGACTCGCAGCTCGTGCGTACTTGAGGGCCGCAGAACACGCAGAATCGCTCAACTGGACTGACTTGGCAACTCATGACAGGAACCGGGCGGAGGGGGCGCTCGCCTGGCAAGAAAAGATCACCTGGGAGCAACTGCAGATCAATTATGCTGCGGAACGGGAACAAGCCGTTGCCCTGCAGAAGGCTGTGGAAGCCGACGAACTCGCATGGATTGAGGCCGGCAAGCCCGTTGACGACCTCTACCATAAGAAATGGCTGACAGATTCGTTACCGATCGCTTTTGTTCCCCACGCCGTCGAAACATCCGCAAAAATGCCTTCGCCAGAGGGTATGCAGCGGCTCGCATTCATAATCAACTCGCTCTTGATCGGCATTCCAGTTCTCTTTGTAGCCCTGATCGTCTGGCTCATCATACGAGGTCAACGGGAAACAAAACGCCGCAAGAATCGCAAACAGTCGGCCGCACCATTGCCCGCCGATTGA
- a CDS encoding LysM peptidoglycan-binding domain-containing protein → MPREQKVGLTMIIMIVGFAGAFCFRKPTEDQAAPPELQREGMINEQIAEFRTRPYLPGLDQQREQAAPAQDDPLRQQLAAWNLEAERDPQSPLPAPIGMLIPVDTPGAERPARRPAPTPPAPMQTVSRDEPTVPEPQEPATATHTVQPGETLSGIAYQYYGSASKYLALYELNRDVLSSPNDLRPGMTLKIPTKSSKTSQPEEVREAKTPPAPQVSQQNTAQGRFIVDTWQEPAAEPNVEPAESMFVPARTNPFNQARGESPYWGTPTYR, encoded by the coding sequence ATGCCTCGCGAACAGAAAGTCGGCCTCACGATGATCATCATGATCGTCGGTTTTGCCGGAGCGTTCTGCTTCCGCAAGCCGACTGAGGATCAGGCTGCGCCCCCCGAGTTGCAGCGGGAAGGGATGATCAACGAACAGATCGCCGAGTTCCGCACGCGACCCTATCTGCCGGGGCTCGATCAACAGCGGGAACAGGCCGCCCCTGCTCAGGACGATCCTCTTCGCCAGCAGCTGGCCGCCTGGAACCTCGAAGCCGAACGCGATCCGCAGAGTCCGCTGCCGGCACCGATTGGCATGCTGATTCCGGTCGATACGCCCGGGGCGGAACGTCCGGCCAGACGGCCAGCACCGACTCCGCCCGCTCCGATGCAGACCGTTTCGCGCGACGAGCCGACTGTTCCCGAGCCTCAGGAACCAGCGACCGCGACACATACGGTGCAGCCGGGAGAGACACTGAGCGGAATCGCTTACCAGTACTATGGCTCGGCCTCCAAATATCTCGCGCTGTACGAACTGAACCGGGATGTGCTTTCCAGCCCCAACGATCTTCGACCGGGGATGACGCTGAAGATTCCGACCAAATCGTCGAAGACTTCCCAGCCGGAAGAAGTGCGGGAAGCGAAGACACCTCCCGCGCCTCAGGTCTCCCAGCAGAATACGGCTCAGGGCCGCTTCATCGTCGATACCTGGCAGGAGCCCGCAGCAGAGCCGAACGTGGAACCTGCCGAAAGCATGTTCGTCCCTGCTCGGACGAATCCGTTCAATCAGGCACGCGGCGAGAGCCCGTACTGGGGAACGCCGACTTATCGCTGA